The genome window GTCCCGGGCGATCCCGGTCCAGGTCTTGGGATTGACCGCCTGAAAGTAGTAGAGCCCGATGATCCCCAGCAACAGCGTCGCGGCGATGAGGCGGGTCAGCTCGTAACCGCGAAACAGCCCGGTCGGTCGCGGATCGAGTCGGCGCATGTCAGCCACCTTCGGGAAGTTCGACGAAGCTGAGCTTCGTCAGCTTGGAACCGTCCGGGAGCGTCTGGCGGATGCAGGTGTCGACCACCCGCATCAGTTCGGAATACCGCAGCTTCGATCCCACCTGCAGGATCACCTGCTTGAAGGGGAAATCGCCGCCGTCCATCTGTCCCTTGAACCAGCCGTCGAGGCCGTTGGGTCCACCCACATTATTCCCGTCCGCCACGCTTCCGATGAGAATTCCGTCGATATTTCCTCCGTTGGAGGGGATCGAAATCACCAGCGTCTCGATCCCGGCGACCGGGTTCGAGTTGTTCGTGTCCGAACCCGCCTGCTGCCCGTCCTTGGCCATCGCCACCGGTTCGGGCTTCGGAAGACGCAGGTTGAGCTGCCCTTCGCGGGGATCGGGCTTGAAGCTGAAGATGAAGAATGTCAGCAGCTGGAACGCCATGTCGAGCATGGCGGCCAGGTTGAGCTCGACCTTCTCCTGCTTCTTCTTGTGTTTTCTGCGGCTCACTTGTCCGCCTCCCGGTCCATCGCCCGGAGGGCGAACTGCACGAAGCCCTGGTCCTGGCAGAGCTTGATGACTTCAAACAGCGAGGCGAACGTCGTCGCGCGGTCGCAACGGATCACGACGCGGGTCGGCAACTCATCCCCCGCCTCCAGCTTGCCCCCCGCCTTGTTGGCGGTCATGCGGCTCACCTGGGCTTCGCTGGCGATGTAGGGGCCAGGATCCTTCACGATGCCGTACTGGTTGATCTTCCCGTCGCTCGTGACGTTCAGGATCAGCAGTTCCTCGACCCCCTTGGTGTCGACCGGCCGGGCCGATCCCACCACGGGGAGCTTGAGGTTCAGGTCCAGCGCAGCCGCCTTCATGTTCGTGACGAGCATGAAGAACGTGATGAGCTGGAACACCATGTCGAGCATGGGAGTCAGGTCGGGCTCTGCCCCGTCTCCACCGCCGCCGCTCATGGGAGTCGCCTATACGTAAGGATGGCTGAGCAGGAGAGGATTACTGGGCAGGAGAGGCCGGAGCCGCAGCGGGAGCCCCGCCGCCAGCGGGACGCTGCCGGACCGCATTCGCCAGCTTGCCGATCAGTTCGTCGGCGGCGAGCAGGGCATTGGCTCCCAGGACGGTGATCCGGTTGCGGAACACGGCGAAGAAGTAAATCGCGGGGATCGAGAGCATAACCCCTTCGAAGGTCAGCAGGAGGGCCTTCGAGATTTCGCCGGCGACTTCGCTCGCCTTGATCTGCGTGTCGGACCGGGCGATGACGGAGAAGGCCCCGATCATCCCCTGGAGCGTTCCGAGCAGCCCGATCATGGGGCCCAGGCTTCCCAGGACCGCCAGCATACTGATCCGCTTTTCGTTTTCGGCGGTGATCACTTCCGCGGTCCGCTCCATCGCTCCGCGGGCTTCGCTGACGCCCGCGCCCATTTCATGCAGGCCGGCGGTCACGATCTTGCTGTAGGCCGAGTTGTCGGCCTTCACGAGGTTGTAGACCCCCTTGAAGTCCCGCTTCTCGACGAGCGCCTTCGACTCCTCGACGATCTCGGGGGGCATCACCTTCTCGGGCCGCATGTCGACGAACAGCTTGCTGACGGTCGACACGAAGTAGATCGAGAGGATCAGGAGGAACAGGCCGATCGAGCCGGAGGTCTTGATGACCCACCAGATGAACGATTCGTCGGACGGCGGGGCCTCGTGTCCCCCGGCGGCAGGAGCAGGGGCCGCCGGAGCCGCGGCGGGGGCGGCGGCCGGCGCCGCTTCTTGAGCGTACACCTTGGGA of Planctomyces sp. SH-PL14 contains these proteins:
- a CDS encoding ExbD/TolR family protein; the protein is MSGGGGDGAEPDLTPMLDMVFQLITFFMLVTNMKAAALDLNLKLPVVGSARPVDTKGVEELLILNVTSDGKINQYGIVKDPGPYIASEAQVSRMTANKAGGKLEAGDELPTRVVIRCDRATTFASLFEVIKLCQDQGFVQFALRAMDREADK
- a CDS encoding ExbD/TolR family protein, whose protein sequence is MSRRKHKKKQEKVELNLAAMLDMAFQLLTFFIFSFKPDPREGQLNLRLPKPEPVAMAKDGQQAGSDTNNSNPVAGIETLVISIPSNGGNIDGILIGSVADGNNVGGPNGLDGWFKGQMDGGDFPFKQVILQVGSKLRYSELMRVVDTCIRQTLPDGSKLTKLSFVELPEGG
- a CDS encoding MotA/TolQ/ExbB proton channel family protein translates to MSFSVERLRRIALAAALLVLGLAALTTAPKVYAQEAAPAAAPAAAPAAPAPAAGGHEAPPSDESFIWWVIKTSGSIGLFLLILSIYFVSTVSKLFVDMRPEKVMPPEIVEESKALVEKRDFKGVYNLVKADNSAYSKIVTAGLHEMGAGVSEARGAMERTAEVITAENEKRISMLAVLGSLGPMIGLLGTLQGMIGAFSVIARSDTQIKASEVAGEISKALLLTFEGVMLSIPAIYFFAVFRNRITVLGANALLAADELIGKLANAVRQRPAGGGAPAAAPASPAQ